TACGTTTAAGATGGGTTGGTGCTATAAAGTGCCAATAGGTTGCACCTTGGATTTCCGTGCACGATTAGGGTCCAAAAACTTTGTTTGGTAAGGGGCCATTGTATAGTACCACTAGAGTTTTCATGATAAGTATTTTCAGGATATATATCTTCATAATTACCTATTTGTTTGCATGAATATCAAATAGTTTAATGGACTTTAATCATTTCATATGAAACTATTAAAACTATCTGTGATAGTGTGCATGGTATTATTAGTATACAAATTGAAATTCTTGGAGATCCATTTGCATGCAAACCGAAACAACTCTGGTAGTTTCCTAACGCAACACATGTGGATTTTCGATGATTGCCTACTAGGCGACGATGGATTATTAGCGGTTCATGGAGCTTTCCACATGTGACATAGCATTAAGTGTAGATAATTGGGTGTTAATTAAGCAATAATTGCATTCTTTTTAATTAGGATAACAATCATGGGTCATATGAGAAATACAATGTATGTACATGCCCTGCAAAAGACTAACATCAGAAGTCAACAATAAAATGTACTCACATCATACATTTGTTTATCACATTATAACATTGTGTGTATATCTTTGGCAGTTTTATGTTTACCCTGATGGGAGTACATGTATTCTCTAAAGAAGATGTATTGCTCTATGTTGAGGAAATGGAGATTAATGGATGTGATACATATGGACAATGCGACACAAACTCTCAAGATAATGTGTATTTCTTACCATCACTTGTTCCGCTACATAACTAACAATTTATATCTTAAATGATTTGAGATGCTCCAATTAATTTGTATTTTATATTGTAGATTCTAGCCTTGGTGGAGTTCAACTCATTTGTGTTGCCACAAGGATGGGTCAAAGAGATGGTATGCAGAAAAAATAAGAGAGGGGAGAAGGAATGCTCCGGTATACATAAAAATGAAAACTAAATATTCCCTCCGTTTTGTATATAAGGCCACTAAGTATTTCAAGCCAAAACTTTGAATAAAAAGTAAGTTATATAACACCAAAAACATATCATTGGAAACATCTTTCAAATATGAATCCAATGGTATacttttggtgacatataattcatATTATGTTAGTAAAATTGATAGCCAAAGTTTTACCTCGAAAAGCGTTGTCGACTTATATAATATAAAAACGGAGGGACTACCTTTGTTTCTATAAATTTTGTTTGAATCTTCTAATCATTATTATTGTGCAATACTATACGGATCTTGTTAGCCAATATGTCTTTCGTACGCTGGCATGTAGCTTTCTTGGAACTAGGAAAGCCACAAAAAACATCAGTTTATTCAAAAGACAAGTGTCCACCACTTGAACTCTTTTGAAAAAAAATCTGTTGATCTGGTAATTGTGAGCCTCCATTTTATGTATATACTAGTAATATACTTACGACAATACCTCTTCCTAGAGTTATGTTTTCTTTAGACTTACTTGACTTAGCATAATATGAAATGTAGTCTTTTTCTTGTTCGCATTTATAACTCGCAATCAGTGAAATTAAAAGAATGTTCCATGGGAACATGCATATTTGAGAAAAACTATCACATCTTATTAAAATGAATAGGACAGGGATGCCCACGTGTATGTAGAATCGCTGCGTCGTAGACATTAGGGTTTAGAGAATGCTTGCAAGTGAGCCAAGATGCCATCATGGTGTTTTGGGTAGGATAGCCCTAGTCCCATGTGGGTCAGTTAACACTTACCTGGGAAATAGATTATCTCGTTCCGTATTGAATCATGTGGTGATGTGCATGCTTCCTGTTTTTGCTTGCCCGATTTGGACTGCTGTAATTGACATTAATTATTTTGAGGGAAAAGTGTGCTCCTCTTCTACTCAACAGATCTTTGATATGCAACATTTTTCTTCTTATGTTCAGCATGAGGGGCATGGTTCCTGACCTTGCAGCAAGCTAGCTTCATGCACAGCTGTTGGTGCTACCAGAATCCCATCAAATGGCGTCGGTTCCGATTAGTTTTTCCACGCATGTAGAATGCAAAGTTAATTTGGTGTCTTCTGTTATGTTATGTGTTGCTTAGGTAACACATGATATATTGTTTGTTTTTAAATTTCTGTTGATCAGCTATTGCTCCTGCAGGCTGAAAAGATTTGTTCAATCGAAGCCAAACAGGTGGGTGTTCACTTAGAAATGGCAATCTTTACCACAGAAATGGTTTCAGTTGTTCACTGCTAGCAATAATGTGTATTTACAGGCTAAAAGATTGCCATTCCTGTTTTACAGCTAGGAGCAATTATGTGATAAACGATGCATCTTCAGTTGCAAGTTTTCAACTTAACTTCCGAACATTAGTGCTGATATGCCAATCTTAGTCCATGTGTGTAAATCAGCTGGGTTGAAGTTTGTGTGCTGTGTGACCCTGAAAAAAAAATCCCTTGAGGATTCCATGCATAGTTTGGATAGTGGAGTTTGCACAGTTTTACTGGAATGACATACATGTCCTAACTCCTCGTTACCTGTTCTAAATAATACTATCCcagtgttgttgtactaaaattagtatTTGCTCACTGTGAAGTACTTTTTCATCTATTTGAATGTTTAATTTACCTACATCCGTTGAATATGGTTTGCTCCTTGTACTTAAGTTTTTCTGTATCGGCATGAACTTTGAAATCACTTTGAGCCTCCAAGACATGTTTTATctgcatgaacttgtttatttggtTCAGCTACCATCTTTACTCTGGACTGTGTTAGTGTGTTTACAATGATACTAACTAGTGCCTTGTTTCTGCTTGTTAGCAATGTCAGTCCGTATGGAATCTTCATCTGTTATCATTTCTAGGGAAAAAACATGAGTACTGCCATGTTTACAGTTGAAACTCTCCTTTATTTTGTTGCCAAACTAAGAGGCCTTGTCAGCAACCATTGTGTTTTTATCAGTTCAAATTTGGCTTGGTGGCGTCTATTTGGAGTGTTTGCTTTGCTGACCATGCTTTGTTCTCCTTGTTCAAGGATAATATGGAGGACTAAACGACAGTCAGGGTAGCTGGACCATGTAGCCCGTCTGGCCCTAGGCTTTGATTTCTTCGCCCCTGGCCCTTGCTGCCATGTGATGGGCCTGATGGCAGAGGTGGCCTTCTTCTTTGACTCTCATGGGTTTAGGTAAGTTTGTGGTTTCGGGCCTCGAGCCGCTGACCCGAACTGGACTATATATTGAACTGTTTAGTGGCATGCCATGCATCAGGTGAGGTTGTTGTATAGGAGTGATGTGTACCCATTTCGTGGTACGGAAAGGTGAccaattagggcatctccagcggcgcgacgtaaacggacgctgagcgaccgtttgtgttcgccgtgaccggaaatgcgtctggcaccacctccagcggggccacgcaaagtgaccggaccgtccgcggagacgcaaacctggtccaaatatgcgccaggtttgcgtctccgcggacactcggcggtcgcggaaaatGTCCGCCCGGTCCTCGCACGAGCCCGCCTGGCAGaggcacaactgcttcgtcttccgcggcattacttctgggcggcgcgctgcagcctttgcagggccgcgttaatggcgtgcctcgccttccgcgagcgtgcgcagtgtcgatgcgtcttctccgccagtactggcacagaggcgtcgcttcggcagtctgcggccgtgttaatggcgatgcctcgcgtggctcgcggccgtcgcctacctctgcgcacgtagtaatggcgatgccacgcgtggcgcggccgtcgccctgcctccacgctatatatacaggggcgcgagcatctcatctcctccccacaaaccctagccgccgctgccgtagcgccgcttcctctcaagcagatccaccatgagcagcgccagatgcggccaggctgccgcgcctccacctccaccttcacctcccactccacctcctccggcgtCGAGCTCCTCCGACGAGTTAGACTCTGAAGACAGCACGGGCGACCTCCTtgacccggtcagggacgccgcggccctggcactcgcggcgcaggaagcagaggaggagctggcgggccacgcggcgttggacgccgagctggaacagcgcaggctCGCGGCTGCCGCTGCAGCCGAGGACTCCGACTCGGAGATATCTTGGtcatccgatgaccctgatgcgccgacgccggaggagagggcggcggagcagcgggccctcgtcgagtctttcgagacgctcaaggacgaggccgccaacgcgaggctggagcagtgcctgcaagaggacgcggcggcgcaccgagccatagcggccgcgcgggaggcggcggagaagcaggcgacggagcgacgcaacgacggtgccggcccgtcaggaagcaagtagtctaggcctatggatatactttgtatagtttttatgcatttttatgtAGTACTTTCAATGTTTGtactatgttgcaattcaaaaaatgggccgccccggtgggagcacacagacgcaaacggacgagcggacaaaatatgtccgcggggcaacgcaaacggacgctcgcgaccacttttgggcgtccgaaatgcgtcgcgccgctggagatgcccttattgaAATGTACAGAGTGGCATAATCTGGCTGTTTATTGCAACACAGCCTGTGGTGTTGTTATGGATGTGTGTGTCAGCAGAGCTTGTTTGTGTCGATTTAGCATTTTTATTGGCAGTGCTTGGGTTTAGTATTGTGTGATGATCTCCAATGGAAATTTGATTAGGCTGGTTAGTTTAGGTTCGGCTAGCTCACATGGTTTTGTAGCTATGCAATCTGGACGTGATGTAGCATGCTCGCCTCCACTGAATCTGCTTGTATGCACTCCTAGTGATCATTCAGCTATGTAGCAGTTCTGTACTTGCTATAAATCATTTGTCTTTGTATATGGCAAATGCAATGCATGGCCTGTGGTGTTCTTATGGATTGCCTGTCTTATATATCAGCAGAGCTTCTTTTGTTGAAGAGCTGTAGAAATTTGCTCCAAGAACTTAATTGATTGTGTGTGTATGTGCAGGCACGGGAGGGTGACGTCCCAGGAGGCTTGGCCTCGTGTAGACTCCGCCGTGTGTCTTGGTGACTCTGGCTGCTGCTTTGCTCCGTCTTCTTGTGTTTATGCGCTGCTGCTGTGTTAACATAGTACTACCTCTGTTCGGTATTGATCGATGTTGGCACAGTATGATACGTATGTACACATTGGCGAGCTTTGTGTCAATTAAATGCGATCGGAGGGAGTAGGAGTGTTTTCATCAAGGCTCGTAATATTCAGTCGATTCCAGAACCTGCAATTTGTGTAATAGTTTCATCTAATCTTAAGTTGCATCAGTTGTCTTTAATCAAACATGTGGCTGGCTGGCTAGTTTGGCACATATAGTGTAGTCACTTTTATTCATCATTGTTTGGaaaaaatatatcaaaaaatctgtGATGGTCATGTCAAAATTCGGACGCTCTTGGTAACTATTATTATTGGGTAATCAATCAATCTATTAATTAGGCTAACAAGTAGTTTGATTTTCTTAAAGAAAGTCGGCGTCTACCGTCTAGTTTGGAGAGAGAGAAATCTGGAATTCTGGATAGAGATCAGAGCTAGGTACGCATGCAAATGCTCATCGGAAGGCGGGAAACGAGATAGCGATATACTACAAAGTTAACAGGACCCGCGTTCCTATTACGAACCAGAATTTGGTTCCTTCTGCCGAGTTAAGGAGCCCTTCTTTTTTTTGGAAAGGTGGGTAGGTTGATATTCGGCCTCTTTATTTTTGGTAAGAAACGCATGTCGATAGATTGCCTCACTCACACCCTTCCAATTTTGACCACCACAATAAATTGCCTGTGCATAGCTAGATAGATCGCCTCACTCAAACCCTTCCAATTTTGACCACCACAATAAATGAAATAGCTGTACATAAATTCCCTTGCTCCTCTATTTATATCTAGACTAGAGAGGGTTTAGGCTGACAGATAGAAGGGAGACAGTTTAGAGGGACTGATCGATCACAGACTGAGAGAATGAATGTCAAGAAGAACGAGGAAGAAGGTGTGGAGCACCGACCAGACTGGCTCCCCGATGGCTGGGTTATGGAGGTCAAACATGGTGAGGATGGGGCTCCCTACCAGGTATGCCAACCTTGTATTCACCTGAGATAGATTACTTTTAACACCTGAACATTCTCTATACATGTTTTTTTTCTTCTGTTCTTCTGCTCTGTTTTTCAGATATGTGATTTACTTTTTCTTTCCAGTATTTCGTTTCTCCCGTGTCAGGGTCCGGATTCAGGATGAAGGCGGAGGTCCTGAACTATCTCTTCTCTGAGATGGATGAGCATTGGATACAATCTAAGAAGTCCGCTGCACTGGATGTATGTTTTTCTTAGTCTGGTGGTGAAGTCATTCTGTATTTCTGTTTTACATATAACCATGACCCTTGTGTGGATCACTCTGTCGTGGTAATATGCAGAAGGTGCACGAATGGCTTCCAAAGGGGTGGTTGGCTGAGATTATAGCTGGGGGTGAGAAGATGGATAAGATGTTCAAGGTAATATTTTTTCTTCCTTTACCATATCTTGTAGTACTATATCTGTTCCTCAATGAATGATTTTCTAGAAAGCACATAATCACTTTATTAATTTAACTACTAAGGCCATCTACAACTCGCGCACGGGGGTATGGGGCTTAGCGTGGGCGCCAAGGTCGCAATCCCAGCCGTTTGAAATGGGTTGCCGCTATAAATTGCAAGTAGGTTGCGCCCTGGATTGCCGCGCAGGATTAGGGTCCAAAAACTTTATTTGGTAAGGTGCCAATGTATAGTACCATTAGAGTTTTCATGAGAAGTATTCTCGGAATATATATCTTCATGATTACCTATTTGGTTGCATGAACATCTAATCCATTTGACTTTTATCATGTCATATGGAAAATTATGAAAACTCATCTTTGATGGTATTCATGGTATAATTAGTGTACAAAGTGAAACTCCAGGACAACAGTTGCATTCAAACCGAAAAACTCTTGTAATTTCCTAACTCAATGCGTGTTGATTGTCTATAATTGCCTCTGGGGCGACGAACGATTATCAACGGTTCATTCAGCTTTCCACATGTGAGAGCATTAAGTGTAGATGATTGGATGTGAATTAAGCAAGCATTATATGTTTTACTAGGCTAACAATCAAGGGTCATATGAGAAATACAACGTATGTACAGTAAAAGACTAACATCAAATGTCAACAATAAATTTACTCATATCATAATTTTTTATCTGATTATAACATTGTGTGTATATTTTCCGCAGTTTTATGTCCACCCTGCAATGGGAGTACGTGTATTCTCTAAAGAAGATGTACTACTCTCTGTTGAGGAAATGAAGATCACTGAATGTGTTACAGATGGACAATGCGACACAAACTCTCAAGATAATATGTATTTCTTACCATCACTATTTCCGCTACATAACTAAAAATTTATATCTTAAATGATTTGATATTCTGAAACTAATTTGTATTGTTATATTGTAGATTCTAGCCTTGCTGGAGTTCAACGTACCTGAGTTGCCACAAGGATGGGTCAAAGAGATAGTATAcagaagaacaaggacaaggatggGAATAAAGAAATATCTGGTATAGATAAAAAATGACAACTAAAAACCTTCGTTTTTTTGTTTGAATCTTCCAATCGCTGTTATTGTGCAGTACTATACGGATCCTGTTACCCAATATGTCTTCCGTACTCTGAAGGCTGCAATTAGATTTCTTGAAACGGGGGAAGTCACAAAACGTAAATTTATTCAAAAGACAAGTGTCCATGACTTGTACTCTTTTGAAAAATCTGCTGATCTGGTAAAATGAGCCTCCATTTTATATACTAGTAATTATCCTTACGCCAGTACCTCTTCCTAGATTTTTGTTTTCTTTAGACTTGCTTGACTTGGCAGAATATGAAATGTAGTATTTTTCTTTTCCGCGTTTATGACTCACAATTCGTGAAAATAAAAGAATATTACATGGGAACATGCATGTTTGATACAAACTATCACATCTTATAAAAATTGAATATATCCTTCAGTATGTATCACTTCATTTGCAAGTAATAAGGTATTGCAAAAGTAGGCGAAAGGTAAATCTTTTTCACATTTATTTCATGCAATTATCTTTTGTGCTATTTTCGGAATCAGTACACGCCTAGGCCATTTCAGATTGTAATATGTGACTTCTGTAGGATTCTCAGAACCTACAAAATATGACTGATTTATTATGTGGTGGTTTAACAATATAACAACACAAATCTACAGGCTATGTTTCTTACACAATTCGTAGATACACATATTCCTTAATAATAATTTGAAAAACACATGAAAAGTTTTGAATTGACAGCTTTGCAAACAAGCGGAATGATTTAACGTTAATAAGGTTTCCATTTTTGTTAACAAAATAATTTCTTTACAGATATTTGATACTTCATATAATGCATATGTTTAACTGACTATTTTCGTAGCATGAGAGTTTGCACAAGAGACTAGCAAATATTTTGAAGTATGCTAAAACACGTGCAAGTTCACCAAAACCAAGAGGGCCAGCACAAAGGGAGAAAATAAACTGCAATGGCCAAACATCATATAGCAGTAAGTTCCTCATTATCGGTGATATATCATAGTACCCTTTTTTATCCCTACATATGTTGCTCATATTCTCTTCCTTAGGTTCTTCCATCATGGGTAGTCCTGGTTAATACTTTTCTTGCATTACAAGGATATAGAGAAATTACCCTGTGATGTCAGAACATAGACGTCCAGTAACAAAGCAAATACCTCAAGCACACTACTGTACTTGTTAAATTTAACCATCTTCTTTATGTGTGAATGTGTTGCCTAAAGGTTCGATTATTTGTTTTTTATAATCTATCTCATGGTATCCATTAGTACACTAGTCTAGTTTACATTCATTTCTCACCCGACTTTATGTAATCAAATATGAGCCTTTTAAAGTTACCCAATGCCTCtgtatgccatttttctaaactTTCGATAAATATTTGATGTAAAGATATTATCTTCATGTCAAGTGTACAACTTGTACGTGCAGTTTTTTTCCCAACCAAATGTTGATCTTTCTATCCATTCGGCTCTATTTGGTTTCAAGTACATACAATCATCCATGTGCTTAGTTTTAATAAAGGAAGCCGTATGCATCACTTGATGCGAGGCTGGGGAATCCCCATTTCGAAAGAAAAAAAGTGCTTAGCTTTGAGCAGTAGCAAAACATGGTATGATTTCTCTTGAAAACACTATTGGCTGAATCTGTAAATCTTCCAAGACCACTTTAACATCAATGTAATATTAGCCTTCTACCCATCTACCTAATACTAGTGCATACAGCTTGTGTGTGATTCATTTGGAAAATTGTGTGTGCAACTCTGTGGTAGGCCTAGTTGATCCAAGATCAATTTGTATGGCCTACATAATAACTTATATTTTTATGCTGGTATAGGCGAGGACAGAGACACCGACGACGACACCTCTACAGGCTCGGACTCACCAAATGAGCACCAAAACATCAAGAACAAAACAATAAAAAATAAAAGGGGAGAATCAACAAGCTGGTCCGAGACTATCAAGCGTCCAAGAGGGAAACTTGTGAAAACAAACAGATCAAACACAACGAAGGTTAGCACCAAAAGAGAAGTCAAACAACATACGGGCTAATCAAGCAAGGAATGGCAGGACATGAAGCCATCGAGGGCAAAAACTATAGAAATCACTGGTTTTTGTATCAAGTAGTAATATTTAGCCAGCATTTTGTTCCATTTTGCTTGCACAACTTCATTATACTTTAGACTAAAGAGTTCTATAATCTCTGTTGGGTTGTCCGAGGCTCGAACTGAAGGCAGCAACTATATAGCAATAGCCATTATGTCCTAGGGCAGGAGACCCGCCGAGAGTCCTCGCACATGCCGCAATTCCAAATTACTAGTGGATTGAGTCTTGTTCTTTTTTGAATGGtattgagttttttttttttttttttttttttgaagaaggttcgatgatcaattgatcaccatcATCATTTAATAATCGAGCAAACGTCACGGCAAGAAATTGCAAACAGTTGGGTGAAGATGTCTTGAGAAATCGTGGCATGCGGCAAAGCTATGTGTTCCAAAGCTGGTGGCGCGCCTGTGGTCGCGTGCAGCTGGTCTTGCCCGCTCGAGTCTCCGTTCTCAGAACCTTTTAATACATCGGGAGCACTGAATTATGGAAGTCCGACTCCCTAGTGCACGTGGTGTGTTCGTGAACCGTTTTCTTCTCGCTATGGCAATTTTAAGGGCGATCTAGGCTTTACcgtgccggcggcgatggccgcatcTCTGGTGCTTTGCGAGGCTCCGTTTATGTCAATGTCCTGCTTGCATCTGACCTAGCCAAGTGCATGCAGCGTATGTGTCGTGTTTCTAGACCACAGGTTCTAGTACAGTCGAGTGTTTTGCCTAAGGGAAATGCTTGAGATCGGGCGACCGATCCCGCGCGCCGATCGCTCGTCCCAACTCGATCGCGCATGTAGTGCTCCCTCTCTCGCACGTTCTTTTTAGCGGACCCCACCTCTCCCCAACCCTGTGCTTTGACCCTTTGACGCTCAAGCAGCTCCACTTGCTCGGTCCTTTTCAGCTGAAATAACACGCATTATGGCATGAGCAGTACGACTAGGCATGCATGCAAAGCAGTTTCTTGTTTCGTTGGCCTCTACCATTACTATTTGGTTGCATGAATTCTTTTTTATCTACACGTGCATGCAATATTTTTTTATAACCGATGTGTCACACATATCTACCATACTACTACCTATGTACGGGTTTAATTGAAGATGGCATCAGAATGTAACTCAGCTACTACATGTACACTCTCGCGCCAATATAATCAGACCGGAGCTCTGAGCAAAACTTCCTAAAACGGATTATATTATGGAACGGAGtgatacttttgtttagtttattataGACTTTGGAGAGATGTACCAATAGAGATGTACGACGAGCTGGAATCGTCGCCGACGAGATTGATACTCCAACACAATGAAGTCTGGATGATGCACATTTTCTATCATGGGCGCAAAGACCACCTAAATACTCGCCTTTTTGTGCACCACTTTTACGTAGTAATCATTTGTGACTTTCTATAAAAAAAATAGTTGGTGTTTTTATTGTAATTTAATCTGTAGCAAATTAATTGTTGCTTCGCCACTTTGCATATTTTCAAAAACATATGGATTTTTGTTGTAATCATTTGTGACTTTTGTAAAATGAGTtgatgatttttgttgtaattcaatatgTATAAAATTAATTATTGCTTGGCCACTTTTGCATATTTGGAAACATatggatttttgttgtaattattTGTGACTTTTGTAAAGAGAGCTGGGggatgatttttgttgtaattcaatctGTAGATTAATTGTTGCTTGACGATTTTTATATTTTTTGCAAACATGTAGAACTTTTATTGTAATAGTTTGCGACTTTTGTAAAAGTATTtagtgatttttgttgtaattcaatctGTAGAAAATTAATTGTTAATTGGCCACTTTGCGTTTTTTGCAAATATATGGATTTTTTGTTGTAATAGACTATTGTTTATGTTGTAATCATTACAGGTTTTTGTTAAAATTATTGACAATTTTTACTGTAAATCAAATTGCAATAAAAATGTTGCTTAACCACTTTTTGTAGCTTTGCTTTTTTATAATTTCTTGCGATGATTTGTTGtaatattttattttttatagATGTGGTGATGGATCTTGTTGTAATACTCATTTGAACATAAATATGCACTTAGATGACATTTTTGTTGTAAATATCGAAAAAATCCAGCACCATCCACCGACTAAGGCACCGTTCGGTGCGCGGGAATTTCGTAGGAATTTTACGGGCCTCGATTCCTCTGGAAACTTTTCCTGCAGCTGTGTTCGCTTCGTAGGATTCGATCTAGACTATTCCGTGGGAAAGTCTCGCTCACCTGTGCTTTTCACGGGAAAAATAACAACTACCCAAACCAAAGGAAACGCCTGGAGAAACTCTCTGTCCGTCCGCTCCGTCTCCGTCCCGCCCGTTTCCGTCTCCCTCTCGCCCAGTCTCCCGCCAAATCTCATGGACGAcctgatggggttcgttgcatagaaaacaaaaaaattcctaccgcaaagaagaataaatccaagatctaatctatggaaaagccaagatctaatctatgagatctgaacaacgagatggagatgagactaaccctcgaagattccaaagcctacgagattaatctcgttgttggtgtagacgatcgtcccggtgctgcaatccggcagcacttccgtactcggtcgcgcgtacggtgtcgatgaagccccttcctttccccgttccagcgggcagcggaggtgtggtagatctccacggaatcccagcagcacgagggCGTGGTGGTAGTGGTCGAG
This region of Lolium perenne isolate Kyuss_39 chromosome 2, Kyuss_2.0, whole genome shotgun sequence genomic DNA includes:
- the LOC139835123 gene encoding uncharacterized protein; the protein is MNVKKNEEEGVEHRPDWLPDGWVMEVKHGEDGAPYQYFVSPVSGSGFRMKAEVLNYLFSEMDEHWIQSKKSAALDKVHEWLPKGWLAEIIAGGEKMDKMFKFYVHPAMGVRVFSKEDVLLSVEEMKITECVTDGQCDTNSQDNILALLEFNVPELPQGWVKEIVYRRTRTRMGIKKYLYYTDPVTQYVFRTLKAAIRFLETGEVTKRKFIQKTSVHDLYSFEKSADLHESLHKRLANILKYAKTRASSPKPRGPAQREKINCNGQTSYSSKFLIIGDIS